In Desulforamulus hydrothermalis Lam5 = DSM 18033, a genomic segment contains:
- the gap gene encoding type I glyceraldehyde-3-phosphate dehydrogenase: MAPIKVGINGFGRIGRNVLRCAIERGEFEVALVNHKSRRLDFKAINDLTYAQTLAHLLKYDSVHGILNADITATEDTIIINGKEIKVYAEADPANLPWRELGVDIVIESTGRFTKGPDAAKHLQAGAKKVIITAPGKEVDGTFVIGVNHHTYDPARHHIISNASCTTNCLAPVAKVLHNKFGIVKGLMTTVHSYTNDQQILDLPHKDLRRARAAGMSIIPTTTGAAKAVALVLPELKGKLNGFAMRVPTPNVSVVDLVVELQKPVDAEEINATLKAAAEGELKGILDFNPLPLVSKDFNGNPHSSIVDGLSTMVIEGNMAKVVAWYDNEWGYSNRVLDLALLVAEKGL; encoded by the coding sequence ATGGCACCAATTAAAGTGGGGATTAACGGTTTTGGTCGGATTGGGCGGAACGTTTTGCGCTGCGCCATTGAGCGGGGGGAATTCGAGGTTGCCCTGGTCAACCATAAATCCCGCCGCTTGGATTTTAAAGCCATCAACGATTTAACCTATGCGCAGACTCTGGCGCACCTGTTAAAGTATGATTCGGTACACGGCATTCTCAATGCAGACATTACTGCCACCGAGGACACCATCATTATTAACGGCAAAGAAATCAAGGTTTATGCCGAGGCCGATCCGGCCAACCTGCCCTGGCGTGAACTGGGCGTGGACATTGTTATTGAATCCACCGGCCGCTTCACCAAGGGGCCGGACGCTGCCAAGCACCTGCAGGCCGGCGCCAAAAAGGTGATCATTACCGCACCCGGCAAAGAAGTGGACGGCACCTTTGTTATAGGCGTCAACCACCACACCTACGACCCGGCCCGGCACCACATCATTTCCAATGCTTCCTGCACCACCAACTGCCTGGCGCCGGTGGCTAAAGTGCTGCATAATAAATTCGGCATTGTTAAAGGCTTGATGACCACCGTACACTCTTATACCAACGACCAGCAGATTCTCGATCTGCCGCACAAGGATTTGCGCCGGGCCCGGGCGGCAGGCATGTCGATCATTCCTACCACCACCGGCGCGGCCAAAGCAGTGGCCCTGGTGCTGCCTGAACTAAAGGGCAAACTGAACGGTTTTGCCATGCGGGTACCCACCCCCAATGTATCGGTGGTGGACCTGGTGGTGGAACTGCAAAAACCTGTTGATGCCGAGGAGATTAACGCCACCTTAAAGGCGGCCGCCGAGGGCGAGCTGAAAGGCATCCTGGATTTCAACCCGCTGCCGCTGGTATCTAAAGACTTCAACGGCAACCCCCATTCCTCTATTGTAGACGGCCTGTCCACCATGGTTATTGAAGGCAACATGGCCAAAGTGGTGGCCTGGTACGACAATGAATGGGGCTATTCCAACCGGGTGCTTGATTTGGCGCTGCTGGTGGCTGAAAAGGGGCTGTAA
- the gpmI gene encoding 2,3-bisphosphoglycerate-independent phosphoglycerate mutase, with product MSQAKHPLALIILDGWGLCEDNRGNAVARAATPNIKQYLAQYPFTTLECSGLAVGLPPGQMGNSEVGHLNIGAGRVVYQELTRISKAIQEGEFFANPVLVQAVQQAKANGSALHIMGLLSDGGVHSHIKHLFATLQLAARQGLERVYLHTFLDGRDVPPASAKNYMRALLAKTKELGVGQVATVSGRYYAMDRDHRWERTARAYRAMVYAEGLRANSPVEAIDVAYERGETDEFVQPTVITDDHKQPVAQIKEGDAVIFINFRPDRARQITRALTDEDFSGFERGAGRPRVHFVCLTLYDKTIAAPVAFPPQQPVNTLGEWLSKQGLKQLRLAETEKYAHVTFFFNGGVEAPNPNEERILIPSPKVATYDRQPAMAAPEITEAFLNSLAQEKYDVIITNFANPDMVGHTGDLAAAIAAIETVDRCLGQIVPAVLAKQGIVIITADHGNAEKMQDEQGGPYTAHTTNRVPFILVSQAHQKARLRPDGSLPDIAPTVLELLGLPQPPEMTGKSLLAEPQ from the coding sequence TTGAGTCAGGCCAAACACCCCCTGGCCTTAATCATTTTGGACGGCTGGGGGTTATGTGAGGATAACCGGGGCAACGCCGTTGCCCGGGCGGCCACCCCCAACATAAAACAATACCTGGCGCAGTACCCCTTTACCACCCTGGAGTGCTCCGGTCTGGCGGTGGGTCTGCCGCCGGGTCAGATGGGCAACTCAGAAGTGGGGCACCTGAACATAGGGGCAGGACGGGTGGTCTACCAGGAACTGACCCGCATCAGCAAAGCCATTCAGGAGGGCGAGTTTTTTGCCAACCCGGTGCTGGTGCAAGCGGTGCAACAGGCCAAAGCCAACGGGAGCGCCCTGCACATCATGGGGCTTTTGTCGGACGGCGGGGTGCACAGCCATATCAAACACCTTTTTGCCACCCTGCAGCTGGCAGCCCGGCAGGGGCTGGAGCGGGTTTACCTGCACACCTTTCTGGACGGCCGGGATGTGCCGCCTGCCAGCGCCAAGAACTACATGCGGGCCCTGCTGGCCAAAACCAAAGAACTGGGCGTGGGACAAGTAGCCACCGTCAGCGGGCGCTACTATGCCATGGACCGGGATCACCGCTGGGAACGCACCGCCCGGGCCTACCGGGCCATGGTTTATGCCGAAGGGCTGCGGGCCAACTCGCCGGTGGAAGCCATCGACGTAGCTTATGAACGGGGAGAAACAGACGAATTTGTGCAGCCCACCGTCATCACAGACGACCACAAACAACCGGTGGCTCAAATCAAAGAAGGCGATGCGGTCATCTTCATCAACTTCCGGCCGGACCGGGCCAGGCAAATCACCCGGGCCCTGACAGACGAAGACTTCAGCGGCTTTGAGCGGGGAGCAGGCCGGCCCCGGGTGCACTTTGTCTGCCTGACCCTGTACGACAAAACCATAGCGGCGCCGGTGGCCTTTCCGCCCCAGCAACCGGTCAACACCCTGGGCGAATGGCTGAGCAAACAGGGCCTGAAACAACTGCGGCTGGCCGAAACCGAAAAATACGCCCATGTCACCTTCTTCTTCAACGGCGGCGTGGAAGCGCCTAACCCCAACGAAGAAAGAATCCTGATACCGTCGCCCAAAGTGGCCACCTACGACCGGCAGCCGGCCATGGCCGCCCCGGAAATAACCGAAGCCTTTTTAAACAGCCTGGCACAAGAAAAATATGACGTCATCATTACCAACTTTGCCAACCCGGACATGGTGGGGCATACGGGCGACCTGGCGGCAGCCATAGCCGCCATTGAAACCGTAGACCGCTGCCTGGGGCAAATAGTACCGGCGGTACTGGCCAAACAAGGCATCGTCATCATCACCGCCGACCACGGCAACGCAGAAAAAATGCAGGACGAACAGGGGGGGCCTTATACCGCCCACACCACCAACCGGGTGCCCTTCATCCTGGTGAGCCAGGCCCACCAAAAGGCCCGGCTGCGGCCGGACGGCAGCCTGCCGGACATTGCCCCCACCGTACTGGAGCTTCTGGGCCTGCCCCAACCGCCGGAAATGACCGGCAAAAGCCTGCTGGCCGAGCCGCAATAA
- the secG gene encoding preprotein translocase subunit SecG, giving the protein MLKGFVTAIHVLIALSLIATVLLQSGKSAGLSGSIAGGAEAIFGGKKKGLDEKLGRLTAFIAVAFGLTSMILVVMK; this is encoded by the coding sequence TTGTTAAAGGGTTTTGTGACTGCCATTCATGTACTTATTGCACTATCATTAATAGCAACCGTCTTGCTGCAGTCTGGTAAAAGTGCCGGCTTGTCCGGTTCGATTGCCGGTGGTGCCGAGGCAATATTCGGAGGAAAGAAAAAGGGTTTAGATGAAAAACTCGGCAGGCTCACGGCCTTCATTGCTGTTGCCTTTGGTTTGACTTCCATGATTTTAGTGGTAATGAAGTAG
- the eno gene encoding phosphopyruvate hydratase: protein MSIISEIFAREILDSRGNPTLEAEVWLEDGTMGRAAVPSGASTGAYEAVELRDGDQGRYLGKGVSQAVDNVNEIIGPELIGLDVTDQAGIDRLMTELDGTPNKSKLGANAILGVSLAVARAAANYSGLPLYQYIGGVNARELPVPMMNILNGGVHADNNVDIQEFMILPVGADSFSEGLRMGAEIFHRLKSVLKGRGLNTAVGDEGGFAPNLKSNEEALAVIMEAIEKAGYKPGQDILLGLDVAATELYKDGKYILEGEGVTYTSDQMIDFYRRLTDKYPIISIEDGLAEDDWEGWAKLTGALGQQIQLVGDDLFVTNTERLAKGIKAGVANSVLIKVNQIGTLSETLDAIETAKRAGYTAVVSHRSGETDDTTIADLAVAVNAGQIKTGAPSRTDRVAKYNQLLRIEGELGQLARYRGREVFYNLRG, encoded by the coding sequence ATGAGCATCATCAGCGAAATATTCGCCCGGGAAATATTGGACTCCCGGGGCAACCCCACCTTAGAAGCAGAAGTATGGCTGGAAGACGGCACCATGGGCCGGGCGGCGGTACCCTCCGGCGCCTCCACCGGGGCCTACGAAGCGGTAGAACTGCGGGACGGCGACCAGGGCCGCTACCTGGGCAAAGGCGTCAGCCAGGCCGTAGACAACGTCAACGAAATCATCGGGCCGGAACTGATCGGCCTGGACGTTACCGACCAGGCAGGCATTGACCGGCTAATGACAGAACTGGACGGCACCCCCAACAAAAGCAAACTGGGGGCCAACGCCATCCTGGGCGTCTCCCTGGCCGTAGCCCGGGCAGCCGCCAACTACAGCGGGCTGCCCCTCTACCAGTACATCGGAGGCGTTAACGCCCGGGAACTGCCGGTACCCATGATGAACATATTAAACGGCGGGGTCCATGCCGACAACAACGTCGACATTCAGGAATTCATGATCCTGCCGGTGGGTGCCGACAGCTTCTCGGAAGGGCTGCGCATGGGGGCGGAAATCTTCCACCGCCTGAAAAGCGTACTGAAAGGCCGCGGCCTTAACACCGCCGTGGGAGACGAAGGCGGCTTTGCCCCCAACCTCAAGAGCAACGAAGAAGCCCTGGCAGTAATCATGGAAGCCATCGAAAAAGCGGGCTACAAACCCGGGCAAGACATCCTCCTGGGCCTTGATGTAGCGGCCACCGAACTGTACAAAGACGGCAAATACATCCTGGAGGGCGAAGGAGTCACCTATACCTCCGACCAAATGATCGACTTCTACCGGAGACTGACAGACAAATACCCCATCATCAGCATAGAAGACGGGCTGGCGGAAGACGACTGGGAGGGCTGGGCCAAACTGACCGGCGCCCTGGGGCAGCAAATCCAACTGGTGGGTGACGACCTGTTTGTCACCAACACCGAGCGCCTGGCCAAAGGCATTAAAGCCGGGGTGGCCAACTCTGTTTTAATTAAAGTTAATCAGATCGGCACCTTAAGCGAAACCCTGGATGCCATCGAAACAGCCAAGCGGGCCGGCTATACCGCAGTGGTTTCCCACCGTTCCGGCGAAACAGACGACACCACCATAGCCGACCTGGCGGTGGCGGTCAATGCCGGGCAGATCAAAACCGGCGCCCCTTCCCGCACCGACCGGGTGGCCAAATACAACCAGCTGCTGCGCATTGAGGGAGAGCTGGGCCAACTGGCCAGGTACCGGGGCCGGGAGGTATTTTATAACCTGCGGGGTTAG
- a CDS encoding sodium-translocating pyrophosphatase: MMLAYYAAGAGALALVFALFTLASILKEDMGTPKMREISEAVHEGAMAYLNRQYKTLIPFALIIFVLLWAAQYFVEQQPGSHLPVGPASAISFLVGAVLSAVAGYLGMTSTTKSNARTAEAARSHGLAKALNVSFRAGAVMGLSVAGLGLLGVSVLYIIFGNPLIINSFAFGASAIAFFARVGGGIYTKAADVGADLVGKVEAGIPEDDPRNPAVIADNVGDNVGDTAGMGADLFESYAATTIAAMLIGNTLFGFPGIIFPLLVGAIGIIAAIIGTFFVRTSEDGNPQAALNVGLWVTNILTAAGTFFLAKVTFIGETASIATGVFMAVLAGLIVNVAVGYLTELYTGTGKASVTRIAEASKSGPATNVIHGLAVGMESTFIPMLVFAGAIFFAFWAVGSAAPADKAAEWAIYGIAMAAMGMLSSAGMVVAMDSFGPVADNAGGIAEMAELPPEVRVKTDKLDAVGNTTAAIAKGFAIGSAALTALALFSAYVDGVKHKFGLEEFVVNMTEPMVLVGIFIGGAVPFLVGSQTMRAVGEAAYGMVEEVRRQFREIPGLLEGKPGAKADYARCVDIATRSAISKMIAPGIVAVTAPVLVGFLLGAKALAGFLGGLTTVGVLLALFLANAGGAWDNAKKWIEQGNLGGKKSDPHKAAVVGDTVGDPCKDTSGPAMNPLIKVAGTISLILGPLLTRL, encoded by the coding sequence ATGATGCTCGCTTATTACGCTGCGGGTGCCGGTGCGCTGGCTCTTGTGTTTGCCCTGTTTACGCTGGCCAGCATCCTGAAAGAAGACATGGGCACACCCAAAATGCGTGAAATCTCCGAAGCTGTGCACGAAGGTGCCATGGCTTACTTAAACCGCCAGTACAAAACTCTGATTCCTTTTGCTCTCATTATTTTTGTTCTTCTCTGGGCTGCTCAGTATTTTGTTGAACAACAACCCGGCAGCCACCTGCCGGTAGGTCCTGCCTCCGCTATTTCCTTCCTGGTAGGTGCCGTTTTATCTGCCGTTGCCGGTTACCTGGGCATGACCTCCACCACCAAGTCCAACGCCCGTACTGCTGAGGCGGCCCGCAGCCACGGCCTGGCCAAGGCCCTCAACGTATCCTTCCGTGCCGGTGCTGTAATGGGTCTGTCGGTTGCCGGTCTGGGTCTGCTGGGCGTTTCCGTGCTGTACATTATTTTCGGCAACCCGCTGATTATCAACTCCTTTGCTTTCGGTGCTTCCGCCATTGCATTCTTCGCCCGTGTCGGCGGCGGTATCTACACCAAAGCTGCTGACGTAGGTGCTGACCTGGTAGGTAAAGTAGAAGCCGGTATCCCCGAGGATGACCCCCGTAACCCTGCGGTTATTGCTGACAACGTCGGTGACAACGTCGGTGACACCGCCGGTATGGGTGCCGACCTGTTTGAATCCTATGCTGCCACCACCATCGCAGCTATGCTGATCGGTAACACCCTGTTTGGTTTCCCCGGCATTATCTTCCCGCTGTTAGTAGGCGCTATCGGTATTATCGCTGCCATTATCGGTACCTTCTTTGTACGCACCAGTGAAGACGGCAACCCGCAGGCTGCCCTGAACGTAGGTCTCTGGGTAACCAACATCTTAACCGCTGCCGGTACCTTCTTCCTGGCGAAAGTTACCTTCATCGGTGAAACCGCTTCCATCGCCACCGGCGTATTTATGGCTGTTTTAGCCGGCTTGATTGTTAACGTAGCAGTAGGTTACTTAACTGAGCTGTATACCGGTACCGGCAAAGCTTCCGTTACCCGTATTGCTGAGGCTTCCAAGTCCGGTCCGGCTACCAACGTTATCCACGGTCTGGCTGTTGGTATGGAATCCACCTTCATTCCCATGCTGGTGTTTGCCGGCGCAATCTTCTTTGCCTTCTGGGCAGTAGGTTCTGCCGCTCCTGCTGATAAGGCAGCCGAGTGGGCCATCTACGGTATTGCGATGGCTGCTATGGGTATGCTGTCCTCCGCCGGTATGGTTGTTGCCATGGACTCCTTCGGTCCGGTGGCTGACAACGCCGGTGGTATCGCCGAAATGGCTGAACTGCCGCCGGAAGTTCGTGTTAAGACCGACAAACTGGACGCTGTAGGTAACACCACCGCCGCTATCGCCAAGGGCTTTGCCATCGGTTCTGCTGCCCTGACCGCATTGGCTCTGTTCAGCGCTTACGTTGACGGCGTTAAGCACAAGTTTGGTTTAGAAGAATTCGTTGTGAACATGACCGAACCCATGGTACTGGTTGGTATCTTCATTGGCGGTGCTGTACCCTTCTTGGTAGGTTCCCAAACCATGCGTGCGGTTGGTGAAGCTGCTTACGGTATGGTTGAAGAAGTTCGCCGTCAGTTCCGTGAAATTCCCGGCCTGCTGGAAGGCAAGCCCGGCGCTAAAGCTGACTACGCCCGCTGCGTAGACATTGCTACCCGTTCTGCTATTTCTAAGATGATTGCTCCTGGTATCGTCGCTGTTACCGCTCCTGTTCTGGTAGGTTTCCTGCTGGGTGCCAAGGCTCTGGCCGGTTTCCTGGGCGGCTTAACCACCGTAGGTGTGCTGCTGGCCCTGTTCCTGGCTAACGCCGGCGGCGCTTGGGACAACGCTAAGAAATGGATCGAGCAAGGCAACCTGGGCGGCAAGAAGTCCGATCCTCACAAGGCTGCCGTTGTTGGTGACACTGTAGGCGACCCCTGCAAAGACACCTCCGGTCCTGCTATGAACCCGCTGATCAAGGTTGCAGGTACCATCTCCCTGATCCTTGGTCCCCTGCTCACCAGACTCTAA
- a CDS encoding HDIG domain-containing metalloprotein encodes MQREEALQVLKQNLKNKNLLNHCLAVEAVMRRLARHFGEDQENWALAGLLHDIDYDETKDDPARHSLVGAQMLEELGLPAEVVYAVKVHNERHGLPRNSLMDKALYAADPTTGLIVAGALIKPEKKLAAIDVAFLINRMHEKSFARGANREQIRSCSELGLKLEEFLGLSLAAMQDIAEQLGL; translated from the coding sequence TTGCAGCGGGAGGAAGCACTTCAAGTGCTGAAACAGAACCTCAAGAATAAAAACCTGCTTAATCACTGCCTGGCGGTGGAAGCGGTTATGCGGCGGCTGGCCCGGCATTTTGGCGAAGATCAGGAAAACTGGGCCCTGGCAGGACTGCTGCATGATATTGATTATGACGAAACCAAGGATGACCCGGCACGGCACAGCCTGGTAGGCGCCCAAATGCTGGAGGAACTGGGCCTGCCGGCAGAAGTGGTGTATGCCGTTAAGGTACATAATGAAAGGCACGGCCTGCCCCGCAACAGCTTAATGGATAAAGCGCTGTATGCGGCTGATCCCACCACCGGGCTGATTGTGGCCGGCGCTCTGATAAAGCCGGAGAAAAAGCTGGCCGCCATTGATGTAGCATTTTTAATTAACCGCATGCATGAAAAGTCCTTTGCCCGGGGTGCCAACCGGGAGCAAATCCGTTCTTGCAGCGAATTGGGCCTGAAGCTGGAAGAATTTTTAGGGCTAAGTTTGGCTGCCATGCAGGATATTGCAGAACAATTGGGTCTTTAA
- a CDS encoding PaaI family thioesterase, translating to MQSYQDLYNSRQWQEVNKCFACGKNNPIGLKLAIKHKEDICYTTFTPKPEHSGWLNVMHGGLLSTIMDEVMAHWLWSRGMPAMTVEMTVRYVKPVPIGEPIVVTARLQADRGRIAHMAAEVTLADGTQVARATAKFIKTERGLQIAAGGSTSSAETEPQE from the coding sequence ATGCAAAGCTATCAAGACCTGTATAACAGCCGACAGTGGCAGGAGGTAAATAAATGTTTTGCGTGTGGTAAAAACAACCCCATCGGGCTTAAACTGGCCATTAAACATAAAGAAGATATTTGTTATACCACCTTTACACCAAAACCGGAACATTCCGGGTGGCTTAATGTGATGCACGGCGGTTTGCTTTCTACCATAATGGATGAAGTGATGGCACACTGGCTCTGGAGCAGGGGCATGCCCGCCATGACGGTGGAGATGACCGTACGCTATGTTAAACCGGTGCCCATTGGTGAACCCATTGTGGTTACCGCCCGGCTGCAGGCCGACCGGGGACGCATAGCGCACATGGCTGCGGAAGTAACCCTGGCCGACGGCACCCAGGTGGCCCGGGCAACCGCTAAATTTATAAAAACAGAAAGGGGATTACAGATTGCAGCGGGAGGAAGCACTTCAAGTGCTGAAACAGAACCTCAAGAATAA
- the tpiA gene encoding triose-phosphate isomerase — translation MRQKIIAGNWKMHKSRADAVSFVQELKNNLGDTRVDVVICPPFTALAAVAEVLAGSKLALGAQNMHWADQGAYTGEISPLMLQDCGCRYVILGHSERRQYFGETDGQVNQKVKAALAHGLLPVVCVGETLAQRQGGLTETVVGSQTAAALAGLTPEQVAGLVIAYEPVWAIGTGQTASEQDAQQVNQYIRALLAEQYGQAAAAAVRILYGGSVKPANAASLLAQPDIDGALVGGASLKAADFLGIIQAVGDGF, via the coding sequence ATGCGGCAGAAGATTATTGCCGGCAACTGGAAGATGCATAAAAGCCGGGCAGATGCGGTAAGCTTTGTGCAGGAACTAAAGAACAACCTGGGTGATACCAGGGTTGACGTAGTCATCTGCCCGCCCTTTACCGCCCTGGCGGCGGTGGCGGAAGTCCTGGCGGGCAGCAAATTGGCCCTGGGGGCGCAAAACATGCACTGGGCCGACCAGGGGGCGTATACCGGCGAAATATCTCCCCTGATGCTGCAAGACTGCGGCTGCCGGTACGTCATCCTGGGCCATTCCGAGCGGCGCCAATACTTTGGCGAAACCGACGGGCAGGTGAACCAAAAGGTGAAGGCGGCTTTGGCCCACGGCCTGCTGCCCGTGGTTTGCGTGGGTGAAACCCTGGCCCAGCGGCAGGGCGGCTTGACAGAAACGGTGGTGGGCAGCCAGACTGCCGCGGCCCTGGCGGGCCTGACCCCGGAACAGGTGGCGGGGCTGGTGATTGCCTATGAGCCGGTGTGGGCCATCGGCACCGGGCAAACCGCTTCGGAGCAAGATGCCCAGCAGGTTAATCAATACATCCGGGCCCTGCTTGCCGAGCAGTACGGCCAGGCGGCCGCCGCAGCGGTGCGCATCCTGTACGGCGGCAGCGTTAAGCCGGCTAATGCCGCCAGCCTGCTGGCCCAGCCGGATATTGACGGCGCCCTGGTGGGCGGCGCCAGCCTTAAGGCAGCAGATTTCCTGGGCATTATACAAGCCGTGGGGGACGGTTTTTAA
- a CDS encoding phosphoglycerate kinase: MRKKTVKDIAVQGKRVLVRVDFNVPLAGQAITDDTRIRKALPTIRYLIEQGARVILASHLGRPKGEVVEKYRLTPVARRLSELLGRPVNKVDDSVGEAVKQAVAALQDGDVLLLENVRFQPGETKNDANYARQLAELADIFVNDAFGAAHRAHASTAGVAAYLPAVAGLLMEQELLNLGQAVNNPARPFVAVIGGAKVSDKIGVIENLLNKVDTLIIGGGMANTFLRAQGCPTGNSLVEEDKVEVAGELMERARNRRVSLLLPGDVVVAEALAATAPHRVVPAGEVPAGWLILDIGPASAAQFAAVIKQAATVVWNGPMGVFEMEPFAKGTEAVARALADSPALTVIGGGDSVAAVNKVGVADKISHISTGGGASLEFLEGKELPGVAVLQDK; this comes from the coding sequence ATGCGCAAGAAAACGGTTAAGGATATTGCGGTGCAAGGTAAGCGGGTGCTGGTGCGGGTGGACTTCAACGTACCCCTGGCGGGTCAGGCCATTACCGATGATACCCGCATCCGCAAGGCGCTGCCCACCATCCGATACCTCATTGAGCAGGGGGCCAGGGTCATCCTGGCCTCCCACCTGGGCCGCCCCAAGGGCGAAGTGGTGGAAAAATACCGCTTAACCCCGGTGGCCCGGCGGTTGTCTGAACTGCTGGGGCGGCCGGTGAACAAGGTTGACGATTCGGTGGGCGAAGCAGTGAAACAGGCGGTGGCCGCCCTGCAAGACGGGGATGTGCTGCTGCTGGAAAACGTCCGCTTCCAGCCCGGAGAAACCAAAAACGATGCCAACTACGCCCGGCAACTGGCAGAACTGGCGGATATTTTTGTCAACGATGCCTTTGGGGCGGCCCACCGGGCCCATGCCTCCACGGCGGGTGTGGCCGCCTACCTGCCGGCGGTGGCGGGATTGCTGATGGAACAAGAACTGCTGAACCTGGGCCAGGCGGTCAACAACCCTGCCCGGCCCTTTGTGGCCGTTATCGGCGGCGCCAAAGTATCGGATAAAATCGGCGTCATAGAAAACCTGTTAAATAAAGTAGATACCTTAATTATCGGCGGCGGCATGGCCAACACCTTTTTGCGGGCCCAGGGCTGCCCAACCGGCAACTCCCTGGTGGAGGAGGATAAAGTAGAGGTGGCCGGGGAACTGATGGAGCGGGCCCGTAACCGCCGGGTATCACTGCTGCTGCCCGGCGACGTGGTGGTGGCGGAGGCTTTGGCAGCCACAGCGCCGCACCGGGTGGTGCCGGCCGGCGAAGTGCCGGCGGGCTGGCTGATCCTGGACATCGGGCCGGCCAGCGCGGCACAGTTTGCGGCGGTAATTAAGCAGGCAGCCACCGTTGTGTGGAACGGCCCCATGGGCGTGTTTGAAATGGAACCCTTTGCCAAGGGCACCGAAGCGGTGGCCCGGGCCTTAGCCGACTCCCCTGCCCTGACGGTGATCGGCGGCGGCGATTCGGTGGCGGCGGTTAACAAGGTGGGCGTGGCGGACAAGATCAGCCATATCTCCACCGGCGGCGGCGCCTCCCTGGAGTTTTTGGAGGGCAAAGAATTGCCCGGCGTGGCTGTGCTGCAGGATAAATAG